From Juglans regia cultivar Chandler chromosome 8, Walnut 2.0, whole genome shotgun sequence, the proteins below share one genomic window:
- the LOC109009316 gene encoding pentatricopeptide repeat-containing protein At3g18110, chloroplastic-like isoform X1, giving the protein MACSGVLTFSASPLILHSEDSSTSKVCKCKGKATSLSCSSNSAATTTATKSNGNCSQPVNVKTINDSNESGARKFCYSRASPSVRWPHLKFTETYPSSQAQSTVASPTMTHVVEDVGFPVKTLDSGAKEETREVDGMESSPMNGNDENQQALGRPSKTRVKKMSKLALKRAKDWRERVKFLTERIIRLKPEEFVADVLDDRQVQMTPTDFCFVVKWVGLSSWQRALEVYEWLNLRHWYAPNARMLATILSILGKANQEALAVEIFTRAEPTEGNTVQVFNAMMGVYARNGRFDKVKELLDTIRKKGCEPDLVSFNTLINARLKSGAMVPNLAIELLNEVRKSRIRPDIITYNTLLSACSRESNLEEAMKVYNDMKMHNCQPDLWTYNAMISVYGRCGLPSKAEQLFKDLESKGFFPDAVTYNSLLYAFAREGNVEKVKEICEEMRKVGFGNDEMTYNTVIHMYGKQGKHDLALQLYKDMKNSGRNPDAITYTVLIDSLGKESKIMEAANVMSEMLNAGVKPTLRTYSALMCAYAKVGKLVEAEETFDCMRRSGIKPDNLAYSVMLDIFLRFNETKKALVLYREMVHDGFMPDHALYEVMLRVLVRDNKLEAMEKVIRDIEKVCNMNPQVIFSILVKGGCYDHAARMLRFAISNGYELDRDNLLSILSSYSLSGRHLEARELLEFLREHAPGSKQLLTEALVVILCKANQLNAALDEYSNARGFGSFSGSSTLYEALIQGCKENELFGEASQIFSDMRFFGVEPSGYIYQIMVLIYCKMGLPETAHHLVDQAETKGISFDNVSIYVDIIEAYGKLKLWQKSESLVGNLKQKSTTVDRKLWNSLIQAYAASGCYERARAIFNTMMRDGPSPTVDSINGLLQALIVDGRLTELYVVIEELQDMGFKISKSSILLMLESFTQAGDIFEVKKIYHGMKAAGYFPTMHLYRIMIGLFCKGKRVRDVEAMVEEMEEAGFKPDLLIWNSILKLYAGIEDFKKTVQVYQQIKEAGISPDDDTFNTLIIMYCRDRRPEEGLLLMHEMRRLGLEPKLDTYKSMIAAFGKQQQLEQAEELFEELRSNGCKLDRSFFHIMMKMYRNSGKHSKAEKLLSIMKEAGVEPTIATMHLLMVSYGSSGQPHEAEKVLDNLKATGLSLDTLPYSSVIDAYVKNGDYNAGIQKLMEMKEEGVEPDHRIWTCFIRAASLCERTSEVLVLLNALRDAGFDLPIRLLMEKSESLVSEVDNCLEKLEPMGDNAAFNFVNALEDLLWAFELRATASWVFQLAIKRNIYCHNVFRVADKDWGADFRKLSAGSALVGLTLWLDHMQDASLQGYPESPKSVVLITGTAEYNMVSLNSTLKACLWEMGSPFLPCRTRSGLLVAKAHSLRMWLKDSPFCLDLELKDATSLPESNSMKLVEGCFIRRGLVPAFKDITDRLGLVRPKKFARLALLSDEKRERAIRADIEGAREKLEKLKKKAEFGRMKKNKKLRNRKYIARAQLSTAEEI; this is encoded by the exons ATGGCTTGCTCCGGAGTGCTGACCTTTTCTGCATCACCCTTAATACTGCACTCAGAAGACTCATCTACTTCTAAGGTATGCAAATGCAAAGGCAAAGCCACCTCTCTTTCTTGCTCTTCGAATTCTGCCGCTACTACTACCGCCACTAAGAGTAACGGGAATTGTTCTCAGCCTGTGAATGTTAAGACTATTAATGATAGTAACGAGAGTGGTGCTCGGAAATTTTGCTACAGTAGAGCCTCTCCATCAGTGAGATGGCCCCACCTAAAATTCACCGAGACGTACCCATCTTCTCAGGCTCAGTCCACAGTTGCATCTCCTACAATGACCCATGTCGTCGAGGATGTCGGTTTTCCGGTAAAGACCCTGGATTCTGGGGCCAAAGAAGAAACCCGGGAGGTGGATGGTATGGAATCTTCGCCTATGAATGGGAACGATGAAAACCAGCAAGCGTTGGGGAGGCCTAGCAAGACTAGGGTGAAGAAAATGTCCAAATTGGCCCTCAAGAGAGCCAAAGATTGGAGGGAAAGAGTGAAATTCTTGACTGAACGGATTATACGACTGAAACCGGAGGAGTTTGTCGCTGATGTGTTGGATGACCGGCAGGTTCAGATGACGCCCACCGATTTTTGCTTTGTGGTGAAATGGGTGGGCCTGTCGAGCTGGCAGCGCGCATTGGAGGTGTACGAGTGGTTAAATTTGCGACACTGGTACGCCCCGAATGCGCGGATGCTTGCGACCATCTTGTCCATTCTTGGAAAGGCTAATCAAGAAGCCTTAGCAGTGGAAATTTTCACCCGGGCGGAGCCTACGGAGGGTAATACAGTCCAAGTGTTTAATGCCATGATGGGTGTTTATGCAAGGAATGGCCGGTTCGACAAGGTCAAAGAACTGCTTGATACAATTCGCAAAAAAGGGTGTGAGCCTGACCTTGTGAGCTTCAATACCCTGATAAATGCCCGTTTGAAGTCCGGTGCTATGGTACCAAATTTGGCCATTGAACTCTTGAACGAGGTAAGGAAGTCACGGATTCGGCCTGATATAATTACTTACAACACCCTTCTCAGTGCTTGTTCACGTGAATCAAATTTGGAGGAGGCTATGAAGGTTTACAatgatatgaagatgcataattGTCAGCCTGATTTATGGACCTATAATGCCATGATTTCAGTGTATGGTAGGTGTGGACTGCCTAGCAAAGCTGAGCAGCTCTTTAAGGATTTAGAATCAAAAGGGTTTTTTCCTGATGCAGTGACGTACAATTCTTTGTTATATGCTTTTGCGAGAGAAGGGAATGTAGAGAAAGTGAAGGAGATTTGTGAAGAGATGCGGAAAGTGGGGTTTGGTAATGATGAAATGACGTACAATACTGTTATCCACATGTATGGAAAGCAGGGTAAACATGATTTAGCGTTACAGCTTTACAAGGACATGAAAAATTCTGGCCGAAATCCTGATGCAATTACATACACAGTTTTGATTGATTCGCTTGGGAAAGAAAGTAAGATAATGGAGGCTGCAAATGTGATGTCAGAGATGTTGAATGCTGGAGTTAAACCCACTTTGCGGACTTATAGTGCTTTAATGTGTGCGTATGCCAAAGTGGGGAAGCTAGTAGAGGCCGAAGAGACATTTGATTGCATGCGTAGATCTGGAATCAAACCTGATAATCTAGCGTACTCAGTTATGTTGGATATCTTTCTGAGGTTCAATGAGACAAAGAAGGCATTAGTGTTGTATCGGGAAATGGTGCATGATGGCTTCATGCCGGATCATGCTCTTTATGAGGTGATGCTACGAGTACTTGTGAGGGACAACAAATTGGAAGCCATGGAAAAAGTGATCAGAGATATTGAAAAAGTATGCAATATGAATCCACAAGTTATCTTTTCTATCCTTGTCAAGGGGGGATGCTATGACCATGCTGCTAGAATGTTGAGATTTGCCATCAGCAATGGCTATGAACTAGACCGTGATAATTTGTTATCGATCTTGAGCTCGTATAGTTTGTCTGGTAGGCACTTAGAAGCACGTGAATTGCTTGAATTCTTGAGAGAACATGCTCCTGGCTCAAAGCAACTGTTAACTGAAGCTCTGGTTGTGATACTTTGCAAGGCTAATCAATTAAATGCTGCCTTGGACGAATATAGTAATGCTAGGGGGTTTGGTTCGTTTAGTGGAAGTTCTACCCTCTATGAAGCCCTGATTCAAGGCTGCAAAGAAAATGAACTCTTTGGTGAAGCTTCTCAGATTTTCTCTGACATGAGATTCTTTGGTGTGGAACCTTCTGGATATATTTACCAAATTATGGTGCTCATATATTGTAAGATGGGCTTGCCCGAGACTGCTCACCATTTGGTTGATCAGGCAGAAACAAAAGGCATTTCGTTTGACAATGTCTCCATTTATGTAGATATTATTGAGGCATATGGGAAATTGAAGCTATGGCAGAAATCAGAAAGCTTGGTCGGCAATCTTAAGCAAAAAAGTACAACAGTGGACAGAAAGCTTTGGAATTCTTTAATACAAGCTTATGCTGCAAGCGGCTGCTATGAGCGAGCCAGGGCTATTTTTAATACAATGATGAGAGATGGCCCTTCCCCAACTGTAGATTCCATAAATGGTCTATTGCAAGCTTTAATTGTTGATGGGAGATTGACCGAGCTTTATGTGGTAATTGAGGAGTTGCAAGATATGGGTTTTAAGATAAGTAAAAGTTCTATTCTTTTGATGCTTGAATCATTCACTCAAGCTGGAGACATATTTGAGGTGAAGAAAATATACCATGGAATGAAGGCTGCCGGTTATTTTCCGACCATGCATCTTTATAGGATTATGATTGGGTTGTTTTGCAAGGGAAAACGAGTAAGGGATGTCGAAGCCATGGTCGAAGAGATGGAAGAGGCAGGGTTTAAACCTGATCTTTTAATATGGAATTCTATACTTAAGTTATATGCAGGAATTGAGGATTTCAAGAAGACTGTTCAAGTGTACCAGCAAATTAAAGAGGCTGGAATTAGTCCAGATGATGATACTTTCAATACTTTGATTATAATGTACTGCAGGGATCGTAGACCAGAAGAAGGTTTGTTACTGATGCATGAAATGAGAAGGCTGGGTCTGGAACCTAAGTTGGACACCTACAAAAGCATGATTGCAGCATTTGGCAAGCAGCAGCAGCTGGAACAAGCAGAGGAACTTTTTGAAGAGTTGAGGTCAAATGGATGTAAATTGGACCGctcattttttcatataatgatGAAAATGTATAGAAATTCTGGAAAACATTCCAAAGCAGAAAAGTTATTGAGCATAATGAAAGAGGCAGGAGTAGAACCCACCATTGCGACAATGCACCTCCTCATGGTTTCTTATGGCAGCTCTGGACAGCCTCATGAAGCTGAAAAAGTGCTTGACAATTTGAAAGCAACGGGCTTAAGTCTTGATACGTTGCCATATAGTTCAGTTATTGATGCTTATGTCAAGAATGGAGATTATAATGCTGGAATCCAAAAGCTCATGGAGATGAAGGAAGAAGGCGTGGAGCCAGATCATAGAATATGGACATGCTTTATTAGGGCTGCAAGTTTGTGTGAGCGCACAAGTGAAGTCCTTGTCCTCTTAAATGCACTGCGGGATGCTGGGTTTGATCTTCCCATCAG GCTTCTGATGGAAAAATCTGAGTCACTAGTTTCAGAGGTAGACAATTGTCTTGAGAAACTAGAACCCATGGGAGACAATGCTGCCTTTAATTTTGTCAACGCTTTGGAGGATCTGTTGTGGGCATTTGAACTCCGGGCTACTGCTTCGTGGGTTTTCCAATTGGCGATCAAGAGGAACATTTATTGCCACAATGTATTCAG AGTAGCTGACAAGGACTGGGGTGCTGATTTTAGAAAGTTGTCTGCTGGTTCGGCTCTTGTTGGTCTTACTTTATGGCTTGACCATATGCAG GATGCATCGTTGCAGGGTTACCCAGAGTCTCCAAAATCGGTTGTTCTGATAACAGGGACGGCAGAATATAACATGGTTTCACTCAATAGCACACTGAAGGCTTGCCTTTGGGAGATGGGTTCCCCTTTTCTGCCTTGTAGAACAAGAAGCGGGCTCCTAGTTGCTAAGGCACACTCTCTTAGAATGTGGTTAAAGGACTCACCATTTTGTTTGGACCTTGAGTTGAAAGATGCCACATCTCTTCCTGAGTCAAACTCGATGAAGCTCGTTGAAGGATGCTTCATTAGACGTGGCCTTGTTCCTGCATTCAAGGACATTACTGACAGACTTGGACTAGTTAGGCCCAAGAAGTTCGCCAGATTGGCTCTGCTATCGgatgagaaaagagagagagctattCGAGCTGACATAGAAGGTGCAAGAGAGAAATTggaaaaactgaagaaaaagGCTGAGTTTGGgagaatgaaaaagaacaagaaactTAGAAATAGGAAATATATTGCGAGAGCCCAGCTTTCAACTGCTGAAGAGATTTGA
- the LOC109009316 gene encoding pentatricopeptide repeat-containing protein At3g18110, chloroplastic-like isoform X3 has product MACSGVLTFSASPLILHSEDSSTSKVCKCKGKATSLSCSSNSAATTTATKSNGNCSQPVNVKTINDSNESGARKFCYSRASPSVRWPHLKFTETYPSSQAQSTVASPTMTHVVEDVGFPVKTLDSGAKEETREVDGMESSPMNGNDENQQALGRPSKTRVKKMSKLALKRAKDWRERVKFLTERIIRLKPEEFVADVLDDRQVQMTPTDFCFVVKWVGLSSWQRALEVYEWLNLRHWYAPNARMLATILSILGKANQEALAVEIFTRAEPTEGNTVQVFNAMMGVYARNGRFDKVKELLDTIRKKGCEPDLVSFNTLINARLKSGAMVPNLAIELLNEVRKSRIRPDIITYNTLLSACSRESNLEEAMKVYNDMKMHNCQPDLWTYNAMISVYGRCGLPSKAEQLFKDLESKGFFPDAVTYNSLLYAFAREGNVEKVKEICEEMRKVGFGNDEMTYNTVIHMYGKQGKHDLALQLYKDMKNSGRNPDAITYTVLIDSLGKESKIMEAANVMSEMLNAGVKPTLRTYSALMCAYAKVGKLVEAEETFDCMRRSGIKPDNLAYSVMLDIFLRFNETKKALVLYREMVHDGFMPDHALYEVMLRVLVRDNKLEAMEKVIRDIEKVCNMNPQVIFSILVKGGCYDHAARMLRFAISNGYELDRDNLLSILSSYSLSGRHLEARELLEFLREHAPGSKQLLTEALVVILCKANQLNAALDEYSNARGFGSFSGSSTLYEALIQGCKENELFGEASQIFSDMRFFGVEPSGYIYQIMVLIYCKMGLPETAHHLVDQAETKGISFDNVSIYVDIIEAYGKLKLWQKSESLVGNLKQKSTTVDRKLWNSLIQAYAASGCYERARAIFNTMMRDGPSPTVDSINGLLQALIVDGRLTELYVVIEELQDMGFKISKSSILLMLESFTQAGDIFEVKKIYHGMKAAGYFPTMHLYRIMIGLFCKGKRVRDVEAMVEEMEEAGFKPDLLIWNSILKLYAGIEDFKKTVQVYQQIKEAGISPDDDTFNTLIIMYCRDRRPEEGLLLMHEMRRLGLEPKLDTYKSMIAAFGKQQQLEQAEELFEELRSNGCKLDRSFFHIMMKMYRNSGKHSKAEKLLSIMKEAGVEPTIATMHLLMVSYGSSGQPHEAEKVLDNLKATGLSLDTLPYSSVIDAYVKNGDYNAGIQKLMEMKEEGVEPDHRIWTCFIRAASLCERTSEVLVLLNALRDAGFDLPIRLLMEKSESLVSEVDNCLEKLEPMGDNAAFNFVNALEDLLWAFELRATASWVFQLAIKRNIYCHNVFS; this is encoded by the exons ATGGCTTGCTCCGGAGTGCTGACCTTTTCTGCATCACCCTTAATACTGCACTCAGAAGACTCATCTACTTCTAAGGTATGCAAATGCAAAGGCAAAGCCACCTCTCTTTCTTGCTCTTCGAATTCTGCCGCTACTACTACCGCCACTAAGAGTAACGGGAATTGTTCTCAGCCTGTGAATGTTAAGACTATTAATGATAGTAACGAGAGTGGTGCTCGGAAATTTTGCTACAGTAGAGCCTCTCCATCAGTGAGATGGCCCCACCTAAAATTCACCGAGACGTACCCATCTTCTCAGGCTCAGTCCACAGTTGCATCTCCTACAATGACCCATGTCGTCGAGGATGTCGGTTTTCCGGTAAAGACCCTGGATTCTGGGGCCAAAGAAGAAACCCGGGAGGTGGATGGTATGGAATCTTCGCCTATGAATGGGAACGATGAAAACCAGCAAGCGTTGGGGAGGCCTAGCAAGACTAGGGTGAAGAAAATGTCCAAATTGGCCCTCAAGAGAGCCAAAGATTGGAGGGAAAGAGTGAAATTCTTGACTGAACGGATTATACGACTGAAACCGGAGGAGTTTGTCGCTGATGTGTTGGATGACCGGCAGGTTCAGATGACGCCCACCGATTTTTGCTTTGTGGTGAAATGGGTGGGCCTGTCGAGCTGGCAGCGCGCATTGGAGGTGTACGAGTGGTTAAATTTGCGACACTGGTACGCCCCGAATGCGCGGATGCTTGCGACCATCTTGTCCATTCTTGGAAAGGCTAATCAAGAAGCCTTAGCAGTGGAAATTTTCACCCGGGCGGAGCCTACGGAGGGTAATACAGTCCAAGTGTTTAATGCCATGATGGGTGTTTATGCAAGGAATGGCCGGTTCGACAAGGTCAAAGAACTGCTTGATACAATTCGCAAAAAAGGGTGTGAGCCTGACCTTGTGAGCTTCAATACCCTGATAAATGCCCGTTTGAAGTCCGGTGCTATGGTACCAAATTTGGCCATTGAACTCTTGAACGAGGTAAGGAAGTCACGGATTCGGCCTGATATAATTACTTACAACACCCTTCTCAGTGCTTGTTCACGTGAATCAAATTTGGAGGAGGCTATGAAGGTTTACAatgatatgaagatgcataattGTCAGCCTGATTTATGGACCTATAATGCCATGATTTCAGTGTATGGTAGGTGTGGACTGCCTAGCAAAGCTGAGCAGCTCTTTAAGGATTTAGAATCAAAAGGGTTTTTTCCTGATGCAGTGACGTACAATTCTTTGTTATATGCTTTTGCGAGAGAAGGGAATGTAGAGAAAGTGAAGGAGATTTGTGAAGAGATGCGGAAAGTGGGGTTTGGTAATGATGAAATGACGTACAATACTGTTATCCACATGTATGGAAAGCAGGGTAAACATGATTTAGCGTTACAGCTTTACAAGGACATGAAAAATTCTGGCCGAAATCCTGATGCAATTACATACACAGTTTTGATTGATTCGCTTGGGAAAGAAAGTAAGATAATGGAGGCTGCAAATGTGATGTCAGAGATGTTGAATGCTGGAGTTAAACCCACTTTGCGGACTTATAGTGCTTTAATGTGTGCGTATGCCAAAGTGGGGAAGCTAGTAGAGGCCGAAGAGACATTTGATTGCATGCGTAGATCTGGAATCAAACCTGATAATCTAGCGTACTCAGTTATGTTGGATATCTTTCTGAGGTTCAATGAGACAAAGAAGGCATTAGTGTTGTATCGGGAAATGGTGCATGATGGCTTCATGCCGGATCATGCTCTTTATGAGGTGATGCTACGAGTACTTGTGAGGGACAACAAATTGGAAGCCATGGAAAAAGTGATCAGAGATATTGAAAAAGTATGCAATATGAATCCACAAGTTATCTTTTCTATCCTTGTCAAGGGGGGATGCTATGACCATGCTGCTAGAATGTTGAGATTTGCCATCAGCAATGGCTATGAACTAGACCGTGATAATTTGTTATCGATCTTGAGCTCGTATAGTTTGTCTGGTAGGCACTTAGAAGCACGTGAATTGCTTGAATTCTTGAGAGAACATGCTCCTGGCTCAAAGCAACTGTTAACTGAAGCTCTGGTTGTGATACTTTGCAAGGCTAATCAATTAAATGCTGCCTTGGACGAATATAGTAATGCTAGGGGGTTTGGTTCGTTTAGTGGAAGTTCTACCCTCTATGAAGCCCTGATTCAAGGCTGCAAAGAAAATGAACTCTTTGGTGAAGCTTCTCAGATTTTCTCTGACATGAGATTCTTTGGTGTGGAACCTTCTGGATATATTTACCAAATTATGGTGCTCATATATTGTAAGATGGGCTTGCCCGAGACTGCTCACCATTTGGTTGATCAGGCAGAAACAAAAGGCATTTCGTTTGACAATGTCTCCATTTATGTAGATATTATTGAGGCATATGGGAAATTGAAGCTATGGCAGAAATCAGAAAGCTTGGTCGGCAATCTTAAGCAAAAAAGTACAACAGTGGACAGAAAGCTTTGGAATTCTTTAATACAAGCTTATGCTGCAAGCGGCTGCTATGAGCGAGCCAGGGCTATTTTTAATACAATGATGAGAGATGGCCCTTCCCCAACTGTAGATTCCATAAATGGTCTATTGCAAGCTTTAATTGTTGATGGGAGATTGACCGAGCTTTATGTGGTAATTGAGGAGTTGCAAGATATGGGTTTTAAGATAAGTAAAAGTTCTATTCTTTTGATGCTTGAATCATTCACTCAAGCTGGAGACATATTTGAGGTGAAGAAAATATACCATGGAATGAAGGCTGCCGGTTATTTTCCGACCATGCATCTTTATAGGATTATGATTGGGTTGTTTTGCAAGGGAAAACGAGTAAGGGATGTCGAAGCCATGGTCGAAGAGATGGAAGAGGCAGGGTTTAAACCTGATCTTTTAATATGGAATTCTATACTTAAGTTATATGCAGGAATTGAGGATTTCAAGAAGACTGTTCAAGTGTACCAGCAAATTAAAGAGGCTGGAATTAGTCCAGATGATGATACTTTCAATACTTTGATTATAATGTACTGCAGGGATCGTAGACCAGAAGAAGGTTTGTTACTGATGCATGAAATGAGAAGGCTGGGTCTGGAACCTAAGTTGGACACCTACAAAAGCATGATTGCAGCATTTGGCAAGCAGCAGCAGCTGGAACAAGCAGAGGAACTTTTTGAAGAGTTGAGGTCAAATGGATGTAAATTGGACCGctcattttttcatataatgatGAAAATGTATAGAAATTCTGGAAAACATTCCAAAGCAGAAAAGTTATTGAGCATAATGAAAGAGGCAGGAGTAGAACCCACCATTGCGACAATGCACCTCCTCATGGTTTCTTATGGCAGCTCTGGACAGCCTCATGAAGCTGAAAAAGTGCTTGACAATTTGAAAGCAACGGGCTTAAGTCTTGATACGTTGCCATATAGTTCAGTTATTGATGCTTATGTCAAGAATGGAGATTATAATGCTGGAATCCAAAAGCTCATGGAGATGAAGGAAGAAGGCGTGGAGCCAGATCATAGAATATGGACATGCTTTATTAGGGCTGCAAGTTTGTGTGAGCGCACAAGTGAAGTCCTTGTCCTCTTAAATGCACTGCGGGATGCTGGGTTTGATCTTCCCATCAG GCTTCTGATGGAAAAATCTGAGTCACTAGTTTCAGAGGTAGACAATTGTCTTGAGAAACTAGAACCCATGGGAGACAATGCTGCCTTTAATTTTGTCAACGCTTTGGAGGATCTGTTGTGGGCATTTGAACTCCGGGCTACTGCTTCGTGGGTTTTCCAATTGGCGATCAAGAGGAACATTTATTGCCACAATGTATTCAG CTGA